The Magnolia sinica isolate HGM2019 chromosome 9, MsV1, whole genome shotgun sequence genome contains a region encoding:
- the LOC131254907 gene encoding putative UPF0481 protein At3g02645 produces MSSEQVPASAWNPVIDEIRWVIQIRRHLDEEEDEETGRPVCIFNVPKIIIANKPDAYIPQQIALGPYHHWRSELYEMERYKVCAAKRIQKQLKTLQFQNLVDRFVKLEPRIRSCYHRYLDFSGETLAWMMAIDASFLLEFLQIFTAKDGKVLERVSSRMSHLVDYEGRRSAHNAILRDIMMLENQIPLFLLRKMLDSQRPSTQEADEELSSILMGLCKELSPFKMMQNLPHIHVKERAHLLEILFYVLIPKLELTNDINESEEVTIEVTIKESYGNAGHVRQLLNMIWGFMSSLKRGPVRYVKQALVSRPVKLVLKLPWKIITKVPGLSMLKQPIEHLFSSSQDKEDAKPEDENPTDNSNRPPSVEEITIPSVTELIDNGVRFSATNGDLSTISFDPKTATFYLPTVTLDVHTEVILRNLVAYESSIAIGPLIFTRYTELMNGIIDTEEDVKMLRNLGIIVNCLKSDGEVASLWNGMNKSMKLTKVPSLDKVIEDVNKYYSSRWKVKVGKFMKKYVFGSWQLLTFLAAILLLLMTAMQSFCSVYTCARWFNLKTLE; encoded by the coding sequence ATGTCTTCCGAACAAGTTCCAGCCTCGGCATGGAATCCAGTCATAGACGAGATCCGTTGGGTCATACAAATCCGCCGACACCTcgatgaagaagaggatgaggaaaCAGGCCGCCCTGTCTGCATCTTCAACGTCCCAAAAATCATAATCGCCAACAAACCCGACGCCTACATACCCCAACAAATCGCACTGGGCCCGTACCACCACTGGCGGTCAGAGCTCTATGAAATGGAGCGGTACAAGGTCTGCGCTGCTAAAAGAATCCAGAAACAGCTCAAAACCCTCCAATTCCAAAACCTCGTCGATCGGTTCGTGAAGCTCGAGCCTCGGATCAGGTCGTGTTACCATCGCTACCTCGACTTCAGTGGAGAAACCCTAGCATGGATGATGGCCATCGATGCGTCTTTCTTACTCGAATTCTTACAGATCTTCACTGCCAAAGATGGTAAGGTCTTAGAAAGAGTATCATCGAGAATGTCGCATTTGGTCGATTACGAGGGAAGGAGATCCGCCCATAACGCAATCCTCCGAGATATAATGATGCTTGAAAACCAAATCCCTCTCTTCCTCTTAAGAAAGATGTTAGATTCTCAGCGCCCTTCGACCCAAGAAGCTGACGAAGAACTATCATCGATCTTGATGGGGCTCTGCAAGGAGCTCTCCCCGTTTAAGATGATGCAGAACCTACCACACATCCATGTCAAGGAGCGCGCGCACTTGCTCGAGATCCTTTTCTACGTGCTCATCCCAAAACTCGAACTAACGAACGACATCAACGAATCCGAAGAAGTAACAATCGAAGTCACCATTAAAGAATCATATGGCAACGCAGGCCATGTCCGGCAGCTCCTCAACATGATATGGGGTTTCATGTCGTCTCTCAAGCGTGGACCCGTCCGTTACGTTAAGCAAGCTCTCGTGTCCAGACCTGTCAAGTTAGTATTGAAACTCCCATGGAAGATTATCACAAAAGTCCCTGGATTGTCGATGTTAAAACAACCCATCGAGCATTTGTTCTCATCATCCCAGGATAAGGAAGATGCCAAACCTGAAGATGAAAATCCAACCGACAACAGCAACCGACCCCCTTCTGTCGAAGAAATCACCATTCCTTCAGTGACCGAGCTTATCGACAACGGCGTAAGATTCTCAGCCACCAATGGAGATTTATCAACCATCAGCTTCGATCCCAAGACAGCTACTTTCTATCTCCCAACCGTTACGCTGGACGTCCACACGGAGGTCATACTACGGAATTTAGTCGCATACGAGTCATCGATTGCAATTGGGCCGTTGATTTTTACACGGTACACAGAACTGATGAATGGGATTATAGACACGGAAGAGGACGTGAAAATGCTGAGAAATTTGGGGATTATCGTGAATTGTCTGAAGAGCGATGGAGAAGTAGCGAGTCTGTGGAATGGGATGAACAAATCAATGAAATTGACCAAAGTGCCATCTCTAGACAAGGTGATTGAAGATGTGAACAAGTATTATAGCAGTAGATGGAAGGTCAAAGTTGGAAAGTTCATGAAGAAGTACGTGTTTGGGTCGTGGCAGCTTCTAACATTTCTGGCTGCTATTTTGCTGCTGCTGATGACGGCTATGCAGTCATTCTGCTCGGTCTATACATGTGCTCGTTGGTTCAA